CCTCTTCCTTCAGGCGTTGGAGGGCCATGGCGTCCTTGCGGAGGTCGATGCCGTTCTCCTTCTTGAAGGTGTCCACGAGCCAGTTGATGATGGTCTCGTCCCAGTTGTCGCCGCCGAGGTGGGTGTCGCCGTTGGTGGCCTTCACCTCGAACACGCCGTCGCCGATCTCGAGGATGGAAACGTCGAAGGTGCCGCCGCCGAGATCGAACACGGCGATCTTCTCGTCCTTCTTCTTGTCGAGGCCATAGGCGAGCGAGGCCGCGGTGGGCTCGTTGATGATTCGGAGCACCTCGAGGCCGGCGATCTTGCCGGCGTCCTTGGTGGCCTGGCGCTGGGCGTCGTTGAAATAGGCGGGGACCGTGATCACGGCCTGCGTGACCTTTTCGCCGAGGTAGGCCTCGGCGTCGGCCTTGAGCTTCGCGAGCACGAAGGCGGAAATCTGCTGCGGCGCGAAGGTCTCGGTCTTGTCGCCGGCCTGCACCTCGATGTAGGCGTCGCCGTTTTTGCCCTCGACGACCTTGAACGGCATGTTGGCGGCCTCGGCCTTCACTTCGGAGAACTTGCGGCCGATGAAACGTTTCGCGGAGAAGATCGTGTTCTTCGGGTTGGTCACGGCCTGGCGCTTGGCGGCCTGTCCGACGACGCGCTCGCCGGTCTTGGTGAATGCGACGATGGACGGCGTGGTGCGCGCGCCTTCCGCGTTGGGGATGACGACGGGCTCGCCGCCCTCCATGATCGCCATACAGGAATTCGTGGTGCCAAGGTCGATGCCGAGAATCTTGCTCATACCCGCGCTCTAGCTGGCAACGTGCCCCGGCAACGGGACATCATCGCTACTTGCTGAGAGACATCATTTTAAATTGTTAAAGGCTCAATTCCAGACTCCTGAAGTTGAGCCAAAACGGGCCGCAATGTCCCACTTCACCCGAGACGTGTCACACCGCTGGGACAGCGGGGTGGCACAGTGAAGACCACGCTTTTATCCCCCCGATGGCGGGACTCAAGCGCGGCCACAAGAGGTTACTCCCCCACCCGGTCGGCGCCGGCGTAAATGTTCATGCGGCCGTCGCGCAGGAAGCCAACCAGCGTCTGGCCGCTGCTGCGGGCAAAATCCACCGCCAGGCTCGTCGGCGCGGAGATAGCGGCGATGAAAGCAATGTGCGCCACGAGCGCCTTCTGCACAATCTCGAAGGCCACGCGTCCGCTGACCAGCAGCACAACCTGTGCGGGATCGATGCTCCCGCTTAGCAGCAGATGGCCGAGGACCTTGTCCACGGCGTTGTGGCGGCCGACGTCCTCGCGCGTGACGAGCAGCTTGCCGTCGGGGCTGAAAAGGCCTGCGGCGTGGAGTCCGCCGGTGCGCTGGAAGGTTTCCTGGGCGAGAGCCAGAGTCGGCGGCATTTTCGCGAGCACATCGGCGGCAACGCGCGGTCCGGCGTTGGGCGCCAGCGCGGGACTCCTCGCCTGCACGGCGGCGATGGTGGCTTTGCCGCAGAGGCCGCAGCTGCTGGCGGTGAAAACGTGTCGCGTGAGCCGGGCAAAATCCACGGCCTCGGGGCGTGCGAGCTTCACATTCACGATGTTGGGCTCCACTCCCCCGCCCCGCTTCGCCCTGGCGGGCGCGATCGCGACGATGTCTTCGCGGCGCGCGACCACACCCTCGGTGAGGAGGAAACCGGCGGCGAGTTCCTCATCATGGCCCGGCGTGCGCATCGCCACGGCCACGGGACGGTCCTCGACACGGATTTCCAAAGGCTCCTCGACGGCGAGATCGTCGCGCTCCTCGGTGATCGCGGTCGCCTTGCGCCGCTGCACGGTGCGGGTGGCGTGGAGGGAGATGGGTTTGGTGACGGACTTCATCGGGCTTCTTGGAGGGCTGGTCTCAGCACCAGCTACGGCCGACACGGAGGCCGGACCTGCATCAAGGCATTTTTTCTATCCGTACGTGCGCGTTGTAATCCGGCACGCCGCCGCCGCGGTCGGCGATGCCACGGCGGATGAGGTGATTGCCCTCGGGCCAGTGAATCTGAAGGTTGCCCGGCGCGAGCGGGGCGAGAAAGACCCGGCCCTCGTAGCGGCCCCGGTCGTTAACGAGCGCGATGCGATCACCGTGCATCAGGTGCAAACCCGCGGCATCCTCCTCGTTCATGAGGATGGCGTCGCGCGCGGCGCCGTTGAGCGGGTCCACCTCGGCGTAGATGAGCGTGTTGAACTGCTTGCCGCGGCGTGTGCTGACATGGAACACGCCCTCCGGCCGCGGTGCGCGGTCCGGCAAGTCAACGACGGCGAAACGCGCCCGTCCGTCCTCGGTTGGGCACACGCCGCCGGCGCAGAGGTGCGGGCCGCCGTATTGAAAGGCGTCGCCGGTCTGCTTGAGATGCTGGATGCCGTCGTAGAACGGCACGACGCGGGCGATTTCCTCGCGCATTTCCTGGCCGGTGTGGCAGCCGAGCAATTCGGCGCGCTCGGGGCGGGCCGAAGCGGCGACTTGCAACAAAATCCTCCACTCGGCGCGGGCCTCGCCGACCTCGCGCGGAATCTCGGGCGTAAACATCACGCGGCGTTCCGTGCTCGTCTCGGTGCCGCCGTCATCCTGTTCGTAGCGCGTCTTGGCCGGCAGCAGAATCACCTCGTCGGCCGGATCGAGCAGCATCTGGTCGGTGAGCATGATGTCCTGATGAACACGGAACGGCACGCGCGCGAGCGCCTCGGCGACGTGGTCGGGATCCGGCAGCGTGCGCAGAAAGTTGCCGCCGATCATGTAAAAGGCGTCGAGCTCGCCGCGATACGAGGCCTCGACCATTTCCGTCGCGGTGAGACCCGGCCAGTCGGGCACGGGGAAGCCGTAGTGCGCGCTCAGCGCGGCGGCGTTCTCGGGATTGACGGTCTTGCCGCCCGGGAAGGCCGTGGAATACGCACCCATCTCCGCGCCGCCCTGCACGGACGAGTGGCCGCGGATCGGCATGACGCCGCACTTGTCGCGCCCGAGAAACCCGCGGGCGAGCGCGAGGTTGAGAATCATGCGGACGTTGTCGGCGCCCCACTCGTGCTGGGTGATGCCCATGCTCCAGACGAACACGCCGGTGCGCGCGTTGCCGATGAGCTCCGCGAACTCGATGAGGCTCGCACGCGGGAGGCCGGCGCCTTTCTCCAACTCGGTCCAGTCAAGCGACCGCACGCGCGCCTCGAGTTCGGGCCAGTCGTTGGTGTGCGCATCCACGAAGGCGCGATCGATGCGGCCGGTCTCGATGAGGTGCTTGAGCGCACCGTAGACGAAGGGGATGTCGCCGCCCTGCCCGACCGGGAACCAATAGTCGGCGAGATCCGAGCCAAAGAGCGCGCTGCTCGCGGTCGAGGGCACCCAGTAGCGCTGCATGCCGGGCTCTAGGTAGGGGTTGACGAGGATGATCTTCGTGCCGCGCTTCTTGGCGATGTGCAGGTATTTGGTGGAGACGGGCTGGTCGTTGGCGGGATTGGAGCCGAAGAACACGACGACGTCCGTGCCCCACCAGTCGGTGTAGCTGCACGTCGTGGCCGCGAGCCCGAGCATGTGCTTCATCGCGGCGGTCGAGGGCGAGTGGCAGAGGCGCGCGGCGTTGTCGACGTTGTTGGTGCCGAGGAAACGCGCGACCTTTTGCGCGGCGTAGTAGATCTCGTTGGTCACGCCGCGCGCGGTAACGAAAAACGCCATGCGGTGTGCGTCGGTGGAGCCGAGGCGGGCGCCGATCGTGGCGAGCGCCTGGCACCAGGTGATGCGGGTGAAACCTTTTTCGCCGCGCCGACGCCGCATCGGGTAGGCCAGACGCCCGAGCTGCCGGAGCGCGCGGTTATCCATCCTCCGAAGCGGCTCGACATCGGCCAGCACCGCGGAATCCATCGCCGGCATGGTGTTCAGGCGGAGGAGATTCAAGCGCGTCATGCACAGATGAACGCCGTCGATGGTCCAGTCGTGCAGGCCGGCCACACCCAGCGCGCAGCCGTCGCACACGCCGCGACTGAGCACCTTCCACGCGTAGCCGAGATTGTCGCGGTTGTCCCACGCGACCTTCATCATGTCGCGAAAATGCTTCGGCTTGGTGTGGCCGAGGCCGAAGGGCGAGAGGCGGCGGAGACGGTCACCCGGGGGCGTGACGAGGCGGTGCGTGGACATGGGGCGGAGCGGCGAGAGGCTTCCGTCGGGGCCCCGGGGAAGCAACCCTGAACCATGACGCATGCCGGTCATTATGACCGGGTTGATGGACTAAACCTTTCCCGTTTTCGACCGATGAACAAAGTCAACGGTTGCGCAGACTCCCCATAAAACGGAGAATGACGCACCGGCCCAAACGCAACCTTGTCCAAGGAGCTGCATACCTTCTTCCGGCCCGCGCGGGGCCTGCTCTGGCTTTGCCTGATCGCGGGCGGCTTCAGCCTGCCGGTGAAGCTCGGGGCGGTCACGCTGGAGGAGTTGCTCACGCAGCCCAAGCTGACGCCCAAGAAATTCGCGGCCTACTTCGGCGGATTCGGCTACGAGTTCAACGCGCCGATCCAATCCGCCGACACATTTCTGGCGCGGAAACGGGGGGATTGTGACGATTACTCCGTGTTGGCCGCCCATGTCCTCGCCCAGCACGGTTATACCACCCGCCTCATCCACGTCCGGCTCGCCGGCCGCGTCGCCCATGCCGTGTGCTACGTGAACGAGGTCAAGGCCTACCTGGACTACAACAACCGCAATGTGTTTTTCACCCTCACCCGCTCCGGTCCGGATCTCCGGGACATCGCATCCAAGGTTGCGCAATCGCTCGAAGCCAGTTGGACTACGGCATCGGAATTCACCTACTCCTACTCGACCCGGCGCAAGACGATGATCGCCACGGTTTCGCAGACCGGCGGTGCTGAAACGGCCTCCCCACCCCAATCCTCACCCTTCAATGTCGACTGATCCCGGTCCCATTCCCCTGCAGGACGACCGCACCTACCGCCGGGTGCTGGTGTTCTTCACGCTGATCCTCGCCGTGCTGGTCTTCGTCGTGGTCGCGTCGCTGCGCAACCTCAGCCGCTCGGTGGCCACCAGCGACTGGGTCAACCACACCCACGCGCTGATCAACGAGCTCGATGCCCTTCAGCCCACGTTGCTCGCCGCCGAAGGCGACCTGAACAAATACCTGCTGACCGCCGACACCCGCGACCAGTCCGCCTACCAGGAAAAATTCGCGGAACTCGGCGAGAAGGTGGATGTGATCCGCGCGCTGACCGCCCGGGCACCCGAGGAACAAAAGCTTTTCGCCCCCGTGGCCGATCTGCTCGAACGCCGCGCCTCCCACGCCAGCCGCCTAGCCACCTTGAGAAACACCGGCGACCAGGCCGCCCTGAAGAGCGCCCTCGCCGAAGACGCCGCGCGCGGTGAGCAACACGAGCTCGGCCGGCTCATCGAGCGGGTCCGTGAGCACCAGACCAACCTGCTCTCGGAGCGCGACCGCGCCTCCTTCCAGCAGGCCCAGACCACCCGCTGGACCGTGATCGGCGGCCTCGTCTTCAACATTCTGCTGCTCATCGGCGCTGCCTGGCTGATCCGCGACGACCTCGCCGCCCGCCGCCGCGCCGCCCGCCTGCTGCAGCAGTCCAACGAGGAACTCGAGGAAAAGGTCCGACAACGCACCGCCGAGCTCACCGTGGCGAACCAGAAGCTCCTTTCCCAAAACATCGAGGACCGCTGGGCCAAGCAGGCTCTGGAGCACCAAAACCGCTATAACCTGCTCATCATCGATTCGATCTCCGACTCGGTTTTCGTCATCACCCGCCTGATGAACGTCTCGCGCATGAACCCCGCATCCGTGCATCTGACCGGCCACGAACCGTCCAGCCTGATCGACAAGCCGCTCTCCACCGTGTTGCGACCCGCCGACGGCAACGGCGCACCCGCGACCTTCGACCCGCTGGCCCGCGCGCTGGCCGACGGCCACGAATTGCGTGACAAACCGGGTATTGTCTCCACCAAGGGTGGACAAACCGTGCCGGTGCGCATCAACATCTATCCGCTCCGTGACCGCGACAAGGTCGTCGGCGGCGTCGTCGTCCTTCAAACTCAGGCTCCTTCCTCCTCATGAGCGCCACCCGTCCCCCGTTCGACACCTCCGGCCTGACGCCCCCTGCGCCACGCTCCGGGCGGCACATCCTCGTCATCGACGACGAGCAGCCGATCCTCGACCTGCTCCAGGAATACCTTTCCGCCCACGGCTACCGCGTGAGCACCGCCAGCAACGCCCACCAGGCCAAGAGCCTTGTTGAGAAGGAGGCACCGCACCTCATCATCTCCGACCTGCAGCTGGAGGACACCGACGGTCTCCAGCTGATCGAGCAGCTGCGGGTGGTGCTGCCTCGCACCCCGGTCATCTTGCTCACCGGCGTGCTCTTCGATTCGAACGTCATCGAGGACAACCTCAAGTGGAAGATCTCGTGCTACGTCAGCAAGACCGCGCCGTTGCAGGATCTGATGAAGGAGATCCAGCGCCTCATCAACGGTTGATAAACCGGGTCGGACCGTTTCACTGATCGCCATGGAATCGCTCCATGTGCCCGAGACCGTGCCCGTGATGACACTGCCGAACACGGTGTTCTTCCCGCAGGCGCTGCTGCCGCTGCACATCTTCGAGCCCCGCTATCGGCAGATGCTCCGCGATGTGCTCGCCCGCGACCGGCTGTTCGCCGTGGCGCGCCTCGATCCCGCGGCCACGGCCGACGCCATCGAACCCGCACACACCATCGCCACCATCGGCATCATCCGCGCCTGCCAGAAGGCTGACAACGACACCTCCAACCTGCTCCTGCAAGGTATGTGCCGCGTCGAGATCCAATCCATTTTACGTGAACACCCATACCGGCTGATCTCGGTGCGGCCGCTGGCGACCGTGAGCGGCGGCAACCACGCGCAGCTGGAGAACGAACGCCTCGAGGTCATGCGCCTGCTCAACCTGCGCCGCCGCCTCGGCACGCCTGCGCCGAAGGGCATGACCCAGTTCCTGGAAAGCATCGAAGATGTCGACACCTTCGCCGACGTCGCGGCCTTCAACCTGTGCGAGGACGGGGATTTCAAGCAGACCCTCCTGGAGGAGCTCGACACCCGCCGACGGCTGCAGCTCTTCGCCGCCCGACTGAAATCCGAGATCGAGGAGCAAAAGCTGCGCCGTAAACTACAGGGCCGGCTCACGGACGATCAGATTGCGGACAATTGAGGCGAAGACGTCGCAGCTCGAGTCGCTTTCGGCTGAATGCCCGCCCGAAGCTGATTTGAGGTACTTATCGAAGGCCGCGGCCTTGTTTCGGTCGCGGAACGCAACGGCCGTTTTGATGCACCAAGCGCGGTGCTTGGCCATATGGGGAACGCCTCCGGAAATGTGCTTGGCCAGCCGGGTGGTCAGATCGTCGGTCAAACCGACATAAAAGCCTCCGATTGAGGCCAAGGATTCCAGAATATGGACGTCGGCGAATCCGCCCTTGGTGATTCGACCCGTCGTTATCTTTGAGTCATTCTTGAGCCCAGTGACCGAGGCCCGCGTGCACCCGTTGGGCTTCGGCGCGGCAGCCTTCACCAAGCCCCGCGTGAGATTTAGCTGGCTCGGTGTCTTGGAAGGCTGGCTTGCCTAGCCGTAGCTCGGCGAGCGAAGGCTGGTGGACCGGATCGGGATCAAACCGACGACCTCGTCGTTGCGAACGACGCGCTCTATCAACTGAGCTACCGGCCCCCAAGCGAGCGGTCTTTGTGAGGGACGCTCCGGTCGGAGTAAAACACAATTTTCCTCCCGCGTTTCCCGCTCTCACAGCGTGATTTAACCCAATCGCAATATTGGCCCCTAATTTGCTGTTGCGACTTACCGGACGGAGGGGGGATACAGCCTCTCCTTCCCTTAACCTGTAACAGAAATCAAAACATGAAAAAGTCCGCTCCGAAGTCCGCCGCCGCCAAGCCCGCCAAGAAAGCCGCCCCTGTGGCCAAAGCTCCCGCCAAGAAACCGGC
The DNA window shown above is from Oleiharenicola lentus and carries:
- a CDS encoding FdhF/YdeP family oxidoreductase, with product MSTHRLVTPPGDRLRRLSPFGLGHTKPKHFRDMMKVAWDNRDNLGYAWKVLSRGVCDGCALGVAGLHDWTIDGVHLCMTRLNLLRLNTMPAMDSAVLADVEPLRRMDNRALRQLGRLAYPMRRRRGEKGFTRITWCQALATIGARLGSTDAHRMAFFVTARGVTNEIYYAAQKVARFLGTNNVDNAARLCHSPSTAAMKHMLGLAATTCSYTDWWGTDVVVFFGSNPANDQPVSTKYLHIAKKRGTKIILVNPYLEPGMQRYWVPSTASSALFGSDLADYWFPVGQGGDIPFVYGALKHLIETGRIDRAFVDAHTNDWPELEARVRSLDWTELEKGAGLPRASLIEFAELIGNARTGVFVWSMGITQHEWGADNVRMILNLALARGFLGRDKCGVMPIRGHSSVQGGAEMGAYSTAFPGGKTVNPENAAALSAHYGFPVPDWPGLTATEMVEASYRGELDAFYMIGGNFLRTLPDPDHVAEALARVPFRVHQDIMLTDQMLLDPADEVILLPAKTRYEQDDGGTETSTERRVMFTPEIPREVGEARAEWRILLQVAASARPERAELLGCHTGQEMREEIARVVPFYDGIQHLKQTGDAFQYGGPHLCAGGVCPTEDGRARFAVVDLPDRAPRPEGVFHVSTRRGKQFNTLIYAEVDPLNGAARDAILMNEEDAAGLHLMHGDRIALVNDRGRYEGRVFLAPLAPGNLQIHWPEGNHLIRRGIADRGGGVPDYNAHVRIEKMP
- a CDS encoding response regulator; translated protein: MSATRPPFDTSGLTPPAPRSGRHILVIDDEQPILDLLQEYLSAHGYRVSTASNAHQAKSLVEKEAPHLIISDLQLEDTDGLQLIEQLRVVLPRTPVILLTGVLFDSNVIEDNLKWKISCYVSKTAPLQDLMKEIQRLING
- a CDS encoding CHASE3 domain-containing protein — translated: MSTDPGPIPLQDDRTYRRVLVFFTLILAVLVFVVVASLRNLSRSVATSDWVNHTHALINELDALQPTLLAAEGDLNKYLLTADTRDQSAYQEKFAELGEKVDVIRALTARAPEEQKLFAPVADLLERRASHASRLATLRNTGDQAALKSALAEDAARGEQHELGRLIERVREHQTNLLSERDRASFQQAQTTRWTVIGGLVFNILLLIGAAWLIRDDLAARRRAARLLQQSNEELEEKVRQRTAELTVANQKLLSQNIEDRWAKQALEHQNRYNLLIIDSISDSVFVITRLMNVSRMNPASVHLTGHEPSSLIDKPLSTVLRPADGNGAPATFDPLARALADGHELRDKPGIVSTKGGQTVPVRINIYPLRDRDKVVGGVVVLQTQAPSSS
- a CDS encoding LON peptidase substrate-binding domain-containing protein; translated protein: MESLHVPETVPVMTLPNTVFFPQALLPLHIFEPRYRQMLRDVLARDRLFAVARLDPAATADAIEPAHTIATIGIIRACQKADNDTSNLLLQGMCRVEIQSILREHPYRLISVRPLATVSGGNHAQLENERLEVMRLLNLRRRLGTPAPKGMTQFLESIEDVDTFADVAAFNLCEDGDFKQTLLEELDTRRRLQLFAARLKSEIEEQKLRRKLQGRLTDDQIADN
- a CDS encoding transglutaminase-like domain-containing protein: MSKELHTFFRPARGLLWLCLIAGGFSLPVKLGAVTLEELLTQPKLTPKKFAAYFGGFGYEFNAPIQSADTFLARKRGDCDDYSVLAAHVLAQHGYTTRLIHVRLAGRVAHAVCYVNEVKAYLDYNNRNVFFTLTRSGPDLRDIASKVAQSLEASWTTASEFTYSYSTRRKTMIATVSQTGGAETASPPQSSPFNVD
- the fdhD gene encoding formate dehydrogenase accessory sulfurtransferase FdhD, whose translation is MKSVTKPISLHATRTVQRRKATAITEERDDLAVEEPLEIRVEDRPVAVAMRTPGHDEELAAGFLLTEGVVARREDIVAIAPARAKRGGGVEPNIVNVKLARPEAVDFARLTRHVFTASSCGLCGKATIAAVQARSPALAPNAGPRVAADVLAKMPPTLALAQETFQRTGGLHAAGLFSPDGKLLVTREDVGRHNAVDKVLGHLLLSGSIDPAQVVLLVSGRVAFEIVQKALVAHIAFIAAISAPTSLAVDFARSSGQTLVGFLRDGRMNIYAGADRVGE
- a CDS encoding GIY-YIG nuclease family protein translates to MVKAAAPKPNGCTRASVTGLKNDSKITTGRITKGGFADVHILESLASIGGFYVGLTDDLTTRLAKHISGGVPHMAKHRAWCIKTAVAFRDRNKAAAFDKYLKSASGGHSAESDSSCDVFASIVRNLIVREPAL